tctgAAGAAAAGATCTGGCTTTGTCAGTCTATTAGTTAATTCTAGTTGCTCTGCATTTtttgtaggatcaaatataaaatcctgtcttTGGCTTTGAAAGTCTTTCATAAACTGgtctcttcttacctttccagtcttcttatgatACATTCCTTTCGCTGTTctctgtgatctagtgacactggtcttcttaCTGGTAATAATCATCAACAGTTTTTAtacatagcgctttaaggttggCCAGGTACTTCCCATTTGCTAATTcctttgatcctcccaataatcctgtaggtactattatctccattttacagatgaggaaattgttcCTTTTAGAAAACACTCTAGCTCCCTCCCTACTCagtgaattttcactggctgtctcccatgcctggaatatactttcCTCCTTATCACCACTCCTTGGCTTCCTTAAGTGCCATCTGAAATCTCACCTTTTGAAAGAAGCCGTTCCCTACCTTCtataatactagtgccttccctctcaaaattagcacaagcagcagagaattgatcctgctttgttgcatctcagcttcagaggctgcacttagtgcacaatcatctgcaaacaaaaaatcatgcaccatcactccctccactttgatcTTGGCTTGTAACTTTTTCAagctgaagaatttaccatcattgtggtagctgaccttgatgccatattCATCCTTATTggaagcatttgacaacatggctggaaacatcatgctaaaaagcatgggaacaagaACGTAGCTTTGTTTCACTCCatagtgactgggaaagcatgagagcattgtcccaTTATCTAGAACTCCagcaagcatgccatcataaaATTGATGTGCAAtgttgatgaacttctccaggtgACCAAATtttgacaattaacaccaagaaaacacaggtgctctattagctaccaccacaccatccatatgtggaaccactggttacagcaaatggagaaattttgaatgttgtggataagttcacttaccttggtagcatactttccagggatgtacacattgacaatgaggttgatacacacattgccagagctagctcagtgtttggaaggctccaatggaaagtatgggagagaagtattagactgactaccagactgaaggtctacagagctgttgtgctgacctcattgttgtatgcctatgaaacctagACAGTATGCCAGtggcatgccaggaaactgaatcacttccatttgaattgtcttaggaagatcctgaagatctcctggaaagataaggtaccagaaGCTGAGGTCTTTTGTCAAACTAtactaccaagcattcaaactctgcttcagagacttCAActtcaatgggctggccatgctgtttgaatataaaacatacacttgacaaaaagactattttatggagaactcacacagggcaaacaTTTACATGGtaatcagaagaagcaatacaagagcactctcaaggtttcttttaagaactttggaattgattgtgtgatatgggaaatactggcacaggactgcttggcatggcatgcccacatcagagaaggtaatgtgctctatgagcaaagcagaattgaaactactatgtacttaataatttcaaaaaatgaaaaccatttgTTAATTTCAAAGTTAACTAATCTTTTAATGACTTTGTTGTGTTGACCCTTGTAAACTCTTGCCAACCAGCCTGGTGTGGTAATGGTGCCAGTCAGGCAGGGAAAGTTAGAATTAAATCAGGAGAGTAGCTGCAGTCAGTTTAGCTCTTATGGCTTGTTAATGTTCTAATTGTTCCGGTCAATCTGGGAGGATTATTTCATtgaaacttattttattctttggtattttaaatacattcattttaaaaataaaaatataaaagacaaacagtaatgtattaataaaaataaaaggatttgttctgtaaaatttggattcagtcaagaaGTTGCACATAAGGACCTAGAATGCctcatgtggccttaaggccacaggttccccatccctgctctagtCCTATGTCTCTATTCACTGCATTACTTAGCTTCCtcaagtaggtgtttaataaatgcttattgacttgacttctcctccccccactcctccaATATCACATTACTACATTCCCTTTATATGCAACTTATACTGACTTCAACTATAATTTAAGAAATGCTTAGATATTTGGATTCAGTTTAAAAACTGAATACCTTAAAAGCTATTGTCTGCAGTCTCCCAGATTTGAGTTATTTTCCTAAATCCTTAATCTGTTTTGAAGTATTTCATCAAATACATAATGGGAAGACAAATGGATATGAGGCAGAGAACTTGAACTTGAATTCTCAGGCATTCTAGAACTTAATTAATATATGACTTTGGGGCGTTTCTAAACTTCTtgggccccagttttctcatttgtaaaattaagaggtcctttccagcattAAATCTTAcaattctaaaattttatgtcctgaattattcttttaaaaaaaatctttaaatttacatttcaaaTTCATTGTCTCTAAGGACCTTTGATTTCTCCTAGAGATTACTCTGCTTCTCAAGCAGGCCTGTAGGAGGAGGTATACTGAGTTTACAAACACAAGTGAATTTTGGGAAAAGCCACTTACTTTGTCCATAAAAATCTACTGTGAGGTCTTCTAGGCTAACTTGGAAGCAAGTATTTCAGGTCactttaattttgtttaattaaaaGTAGGTTCCCAAGAAAAACACAGaacaagaaatatatttaattctCCTGAACCCCCAACAAAATCAACACATTTCATTAATATTATCATTGTAGGCACTGTGATCCTAacctaaagggaaaaaagagaggtttTATGATAGTCAGAAAACAGAACAAATGCAGGGTATTTTCTTGAAGATAGATATACATGATAAAGTCAAGAATATGGTTGTGAAAAAGGGGGAGATATGTCTTTCCTTTCATTTAGCTCTCGTTCTTGACTGCATTAGTTTGCATTCCTACTAAAGAAGATCTAGAAATTCAGAAAGGCCATACCCTTtcactcagcaataccactataagctctgtttccaaagatgattagggaaaaaggaaaagaacctttgtggtgacaaagaactggaaattgcagggatgcccatcaattggggaatggctgaacaagttatggtatatgattgtgttggaatactactgtgctacaaaaaatgatgacctcaatgatcttagaaaagcatggaaagacttgcatgaaataatgaagagtgaaaagaGTAGAACCAAGACATCATTATATACAGTAATAGAAACATTGTTTTAAGAttgactttgagtgactaagtcatttagactattataaataaccaaatgaactataaaagacatatgaagaaagacactatctgtatccagagaaataactgataaatagggttatgtatagaataaatttacatatctatgtgtatatgtatacatacatagatacatatatgtatgtatatatctatttgtgttcaatggtagctatctctatgttgaggggaggaaagaaaaaaataaatttacatgatagctttatttttttctcctattacatgtcaagaaactttttaacatctatttttgcaagatttgagttccaaatttttctccctctcgtgttttgaaaatggtaggcagtttgatagtTCATACATgcgctatcatgtaaaaatatttccatattagtcacagtcgtgaaagaagaaacatgtcaaaaagaaaaaaaacatgggaaagaagaaagaagtggaaaaaatatgcttcaatgtgTATTCacagtccatcagttctttatctggagtttggatagcattttccttcatgagtccatTGTACTCATCTTAGATCaatgtattgttgagaagaggtgagttgaatattacacaatgttgctaatgctgtgtaaaatgttttactagttctgctcatttcattttgcatcattttgtacaggtctttccaggttttgctgaaatctgtccattcaccatttcttattgtacaatagtattccattatattcatataccacagcttgttcagccattgcccaattcatgggcatcccttcagtttccaatattttgacaCCAcagaaacagctgctataaatatttttatacatggaggtcctttctccttttctatgattgctttgggatacagacctagtagtggcattgctggatcaagaggtatgcacagtttggtcgCCAcaattgggcatagttccaaattgctctccagagtggttggatcagttcacaactccaccaacactgccttagtgtcccaattttcccacttcttctccagcatttatcattttccttttctgtcatattatccaatctgataggtgtgaggtgggacctcagagttgttttaatttgtatttctctaatcaagagtgatttagagcagctcttcatatgcctagagatagctttgacttcttcatctgaaaactgctatttcataccctttgaacatttattaattggtgaatggcttgaattcttgtaaatttgactcagttctctatgtatatgagaaatgaagcctttatcagagaaacactgtaaagattgtttcccattttctaccttctttctaatcttggtaaCATtggtttgtttgtacaaaaggtttttaattcaatataatcaaaattatctattttatgttttgtaatgctttctatgtcttgtttggtcatgaattcttcctctccccatagatctgacaggtagactatttctGGTCTTCTAAGTttcttatggtgtcaccctttatgtctaaatcatgccaaaggccggtcatatctaacttttctaatattatatttacctccttagtttctttcttgtttattttttggttggatttattgagttctgagaggggacagttaAGGTACCCCATAAATAGAGTTttactgtctgtttcttcctgtcactcacttaacttcttctttaagaatctggatgctataccacttggtgtatttatgtttagtattgatactgcttcattgtccgtggtaacttttagcaagatgtagtttccttctttatctcttttaataaggtgtatttttgcctttactttgtccaagatcaggattgctacccctgcttcttttactttagctaaagcataatagattctactccaggcCCTTActtttactttgtgtgtgtctctttgcttcaagtgtgttttgtCTATGCAacgtattgtaggattctggttttagatccactctgctatcctcttccattttctgggagagttcatcccattcacattacagttatgattactacctgtgtatttccttctatcctatacTTCTTCCTATCTGTCCTCTATCTCCTttcatctttttcctcctcatcagtgttttgcttctgtctaccacctccactgatctgccctctcttttctCAGTCCCCCAACTTTGCTTGATCTCCTCCTGTCCTACTTCCCTGTCAGTtaagatagatatgtatattcaACTGCTTCTGTATATGATCCTGTCTTTGAGCAAATAGTGATGAGGGTAAGTTCAAATGATGTTCATTGCCCaacctcccatctttccctccactctaacaggtcttttgtacctctttgtgtgaaataatttaccccattctacctctcccttccttttgcacccattgtattcctctttctcatcccttaattaataTACACCCTTATTATTTTTGCATTCTCTAAATTCATGACTGCAactcctgggtttttttttggaaattactTGACAAATAGTAAATTTTGTTCTAGCCCTTCAAAGTCCATGTTATTGCTTGGTTTGCTTTAGAAAGAGTTGTATTGAAACCTTCCTTTCAGGAAAAAATGCACaacaatacaaatggaaagaataaaatgaatactGCATAACTCTGATAAAACTTGACTCTAAAGTAGAGATAAAAGTGTCTATACCCCTGCCTTCTTTGCAGGAGTTGGGGAGAAACTCTATGTAGAACACTGTAGAAACTGAAAAATTCAGTTCACGTGTTGGTTTGCTGCAATTGTTTCCTCTcttaatctattttctttcttcttataagggatggctctctaaGTGGGGAAGTAAAGAGATATATTGGAAAATAAAGTGaatgaaatatcaagaaaaatgaaaaataaacaaatatgaaaaatttaaacaaaaatagaaatagtatTGACTTTGGGGTCAGAGAACTTAAATGAAAATCCTGAATCTACCTCTTGGTacatgtatgaccctggacaagtcagttactCTCTTTGCCCCTaatgtttttcatttgtaaaatgagacattgGACTCTACCTCCTGGATCATCCAGTTCTAACTTGATGATTCAATAATACCTAGGCTATAGTTAGCACAAACTCACCGAATCAGAATTGGTTTTTGAGTCCCTACCAAAAAGTAGTTGTACTTTTCCCCAAATTTGCTATATTTTCTAGAGCCCCGGACACAGAAACATGACAAGACATAATTGAACTGTCCACTTATACAGACAGATATTTGGATACTGAATACAATGTTTCACTCTTTTTGTATATAACTAATACAAGGAATAAACATATAATGAAACATCTACCACATAGCTTTGTACTCCTAGACTAGAGGTTCtgaacctttttgtgtcatggaactcTTTGGTAGTCAGATGAAGTCTatgatcccttctcagaataatttcttaaatttatGATTCAAAAAGATTCAAAAGTTGTTATATATTAGGGACAGTGaacatcaatatttttttcccatctaaattTGCTTATCTGCTGAAATTTATCCTCGGAATGCATCTGTGGAGCCCAGATGAGATTCCCTGTTCTAGATGCAGATTTTCCTCAACCAGTATAGGGGCATGctaaaaaaccaacaaattttaTGAAAGATATAGTTAGTTGTTTCAGCCTTAATGCCTCTACTTATTTTCTTGAGAGTGGGCAAAAGAATATAGGCAATACAATACCATTTCCAGatggtttttaaaaagttgtgGAATCTAGTAAGACCATTAATTAGGTAAAGAACTGAGGATCTTTGGATCTGGGACTTTGTTTACACTTGTAGTTTGTAGGCATAGATTTGGAACACTGCCACCCCATTCCACTCTCCAGCTCAGACATTATTTCCTGGGACCACTGATAGGAGAATCTGTCACTGACAGAGATCTCTAACTGGCTTTCTCTACAGCTAGCTCACTGTGCGAATTAAAGGAATTCAACTCAAAGGTAGGTCCTTGGAAAAAgggtcttctcttccttttttctattttctcccttttgtcttGAAATCTCACAGTATGTCTCCTTAGTTGACACATCACTTTCCTCACTCTCTTATTTCCCATCCAGCAACTGAAGCCCAAACAAGACTAAGAAGGTGGGGGCAGACAGGGAGTGAAAAtttgttcattattatttttattatcactgCAAAGTCTTTTTCAGCATCTTTCGCTATGCCAGACTTCACTGACTACTACATGAAAGCACATTTAAATGGATATGCTTCCACATCCCTAGAATGAACTTCTAAATATAGTCCAGTATGATATCAATAGGATCCTGAAGTAACAaggaattttctatttttctgttttatattttttccattttttctttttctgttctatttttgttctgttctctaTTTTCTGTGACTTCAGCTTAGAGGCAGTAAAGAGTCATGTACAATAAAGAGCTTTTTGTATAGAGGCCCATGTCTAGAAGACATAATCAAATCAATGTAGTGATATTAACATGATGTAGCTTCTACAATTTCAGTCACTCACTGGATAAGAACTTAGAACCAGTTCATGCCCTCAACCTAGTCAATTTCTAAAGCTCATAGAATATACCTATGGACTGAGTGTCTATTGTGAGAGCCATGCCCATGGGTTTATCTGTACTCTGTGGCCACCCTGAGTATTCTTAGGGAACCCAGCCTAAGTTCCTTCGTCCTGAGTGCATATACAATGGGGTTGAGGGCTGGAGGGATGATGTTGTGCAACACATTGAATAGCACAGGGATAAGGGGAAATTTCCTCCCTGCTAGGTGGGTGACAGACACCACAACAATGGATGTAtagaagaagaggatgaggatAAGGTGGGAGCTACAGGTGCTCAGAGCTTTGGATGCAGATTTTGCAGAGTTCATTCTCAGTACAGAATTGACAATCAGGGCATAGGAAAGGATTATCAAGCACAAGTCACCACCCATTAGTGTCCAGGCAATGACTAGTTGGCAAATTCTATTGAGTGTCCTATCATCACAGGCCAGACTGGTGACCCCCAAGTTGGAGCACAGGCAGTGTTCAATCTCATTCGAGGAGCAGTAATCTCTCTGAGCAGCCAGCACAGGCACTGGCATAACAGCCAGTCCATTTCTGAGCACCATGAATACTGTAGCTTTAAAGACAGAAGAGTCTGTGACAATAGTTGGATAGCGGAGGGGATGGCAAATAGCCACATATCTGTCAAAAGCCATGCAGAGGAAGAtgcctgactccatggccaggaAGTAGTGTATGGCAAAGATCTGAGCAAAGCACTCAGGGAGGCTGATGGCCTTGGCATCAAACCAGAAGATAGCTAATATCTTGGGCACGATGGTGGTGGCCAGGCCCACATCTACAACAGAAAGGATTCCCAGGAACTGGTACATGGGCTGGTGCAGGCTGGGCTCCTGTTGGATTGTAAGCAGGATAAGAAGGTTGGCACCAAGAGATGAGAGGTAGAGTAATGCCAGGGGTAGAGATAGCCAATGCTGCCAGTTATAGATTCCTGGAAGCCCTTTAAGGATGAACTCAGTAATCTGGAAGTGAGAACTGTTGGAAACTTTCATAAATGGAGGCATTCTtacctaaaagaaaacaaaaaatcccaaattttcctttttagtgACCCACTACTAAACAGGTATAAAGAAGAAACTGTGAAGCCCTTTTGAGCAAACAAACCCACCTTTATTAAAAGAATCAAATTTAGGGTTTACAGGCCACCCAGTACAGTCTGAGACCCCAAGCTATaggatttacatttatttatagttCTCTTGATTCACATTTATTTATAGTTCTCTTGATTCATATTTGGTGTAAGAGGGCTAGATACGATTCAGTTATCATACTTGTCCTTTTTTTCTAGAAGATTTGGTCTTTTTCATTATTCAAAATCATGAGCATCTTTTACACAATAGGTCAAGGTAGCTGATTTCATCACAAATCTAGGGCAGCTCAGTATATTTTAATATGAAGATGATTATTATGATTACACGCTATACATTTTATAATGATTTAGTGACACTCCTAAGGCTAACTTAACATAGGAATTCACCTGGGATTACATCTTAGCTTTGGTTACACAGGTTTTTCCCTGGGTGTATATCCTTAACATGAATCACAGTTACTTCTTATTAAAATGATTACAGCTGGTGAATGATTAGCAAGGCAATTCAGAGCAAAAACACTCAAGGTATGGATTATTGATCTTTTCCTttacataatgtatataaaatgccaCAATGTTTGATACCTTACACAGAAAATTGCCAAGACAATTTCCATAGCCTATAGAAATTTACAAAGGAAATACTCTCAGTTTCCCGTGCAACACACTAGACAATTGGTGTAATTAAACCCAAGACAAGAGGGAGCACCCCTTTTGTGAAGGATGTTGTTATTTTGCTGACCTCATGGAACATATTCATAACCATCAAACCTTGTTCAGTCCTCTATGCTCtagaccttaggaaaatcacggTACAACCTTAGCCATGACACTTTGGTAGAAGCataaagaagtaaaggaaatgTGGCAGAACACAGGATGAGCAAACAGATACACAAAGTCTATAGccacatttttctcctttggcTCCTACTTTTTCAATGGCAATCATCTCAGCAACAGCGCAAAATGAGACGTTCTTTAAACTCTAATCATAAACCCTGTTCTCTTCCTGCTCAGCTGCTCATTGTAGAGAGCCCAAGATGTCTACAGTTGGCTGCCAAAGCAATGCCTTCTCCAAGCATTAGAGAAAGGGTGGTACACTACTCAAGGCTTCTTGAAATAGTTGCTACCTTTCTATCTCCATAGCTCAATTGTCTTGCCTTTCATATTATAGTAATAAGATCTGTTCTCTAAGACCAATCTATTCTCGTTTATCTGCCTTAGGTGAAATGGGTATTAAGAATAGAGGATCTACCTGAGTATCTTTTACTACTCAGCAACTCTAGCTACCAAATTCAGGAATGTAGACATATTCTATTAATTCAGATGTGTCTAGAGCAGTGAATTGTACCACTTGGTACCCAatctgcaattttttttaatatttcagaaTGGGTAATCAATGACACAGCATTGTATCATATGGCAGCTATGCTATATCAATGATGATCTTAACAAAGTCCCCCTTTTCCCGTACTTAAAATAAATCAGTGCTGGTTCCAAGTTGCCTATCTGTTGTAGGTCAAACAAATTGGCATatcaccttttttcccctttgacttTTCTTGTCTGTTCATCTTCCCAAAGTATGGGCAGGATGACTCCATAACCAAAAGACTTCTGCCCCCTGACACCCACCCCACTGCTGAACAGTTAGGACTTCCAGATTTTTGATCTGCCTCAcaatgggactttttcttttatatgttgcCCTCTTGGGTTAGAGTGTGAGCTTGAGAGCAAGTACTGTCAAGCTTGTTtccatttgtattcctagcatttagcaaagtgcctgccaAGTGCCacttaaatactttttcattcaattGTTCATTTACTTCCTCACCTATAGTTTACAGTTATTTTGGTGCTCTGACAAATGATTATGGAACTTATGGAACTGTTGTTGTAAATTAACTTCAAATTCTTCCCATCTAGTAATCATATCTGACTGAAAAGAGAGGTCCCTCAAATCTTTATTTCCTCTTATG
This Trichosurus vulpecula isolate mTriVul1 chromosome 2, mTriVul1.pri, whole genome shotgun sequence DNA region includes the following protein-coding sequences:
- the LOC118836525 gene encoding olfactory receptor 56B1-like, translating into MPPFMKVSNSSHFQITEFILKGLPGIYNWQHWLSLPLALLYLSSLGANLLILLTIQQEPSLHQPMYQFLGILSVVDVGLATTIVPKILAIFWFDAKAISLPECFAQIFAIHYFLAMESGIFLCMAFDRYVAICHPLRYPTIVTDSSVFKATVFMVLRNGLAVMPVPVLAAQRDYCSSNEIEHCLCSNLGVTSLACDDRTLNRICQLVIAWTLMGGDLCLIILSYALIVNSVLRMNSAKSASKALSTCSSHLILILFFYTSIVVVSVTHLAGRKFPLIPVLFNVLHNIIPPALNPIVYALRTKELRLGSLRILRVATEYR